One window from the genome of Ciconia boyciana chromosome 8, ASM3463844v1, whole genome shotgun sequence encodes:
- the NFKB2 gene encoding nuclear factor NF-kappa-B p100 subunit isoform X3 has product MLGLDGLLRPASSSPGLSGAAVPSCRRRSPLTPALSPQAGGRPRADMDEQFQPCLDGIDYDDFNFGSHMMEQKEPLMETVEGPYLVIIEQPKQRGFRFRYGCEGPSHGGLPGASSEKGRKTYPTVKICNYTGMARIEVDLVTHSDPPRVHAHSLVGKQCNEAGNCIAIVGPKDMTAQFSNLGVLHVTKKNMMEIMKEKLKQQKMRNRSHLLTEAELREIELEAKELKKVMDLSIVRLRFTAYLRDSSGNFTLALQPVISDPIHDSKSPGASNLKISRMDKTAGSVRGGDEVYLLCDKVQKDDIEVRFYEDDENGWQAFGDFSPTDVHKQYAIVFRTPPYHKPKIDRPVTVFLQLKRKRGGDVSDSKQFTYYPVVEDKEEVERKRKKVLPQFPQHFGGGSHMGGAGGGAGGFGSGGGGNLSFPYSPGLAYNSIYSPGPHPVGGYQGGVQMKGPEAEGARSDRQAPAESVYCMELQKHVTADPRMLLAVQRHLAASQDENGDTPLHLAIIHEQTAVIKQLIEVIVSIPRQQIINISNNLQQTPLHLAVITKQAQVVQLLLQARADPTLLDRYGNSLLHLALQTGDEEMLRTLLAHLGGAAPYLLHLPNFHGLLPVHLAVKAKSLACLDLLVRKGADVDAVERQGGRTPLHLAVEMENLNMATHLVKKLGADVNRRTFARNTPLHLAAGLGSPTLTKLLLKAGADVLCENDEPISPSSSEASSDTDADPEEQEVAMELGEPALAAERGTNPEPPVQVHGQAGHRQRRCHMPLDLTRSQKVREILLQASQQGPEVELPAAPWPGKVLSLDSEALQGLEQLLNQDCSGSDWIELAKRLGLCSLVETYKDTPSPSISLLRSYELAGGSLGGLLEALDSMGLHKAVRMLHKTEALEKLQSTELKEDSAYGSESVEEEQAPALALKPGPGGELPHSQQPQVH; this is encoded by the exons TGCCTGGATGGGATTGACTACGACGACTTCAATTTTGGCTCCCACATGATGGAGCAGAAGGAGCCCCTGATGGAGACGG TGGAAGGTCCCTACCTTGTCATCATTGAGCAGCCAAAGCAG CGGGGGTTCCGGTTTCGGTATGGCTGTGAGGGCCCTTCGCacggggggctgccgggagcaTCCAGTGAGAAGGGGCGCAAGACGTATCCCACCGTCAAG aTCTGCAACTACACAGGAATGGCCCGGATTGAGGTGGACCTGGTAACACACAGTGACCCTCCCCGTGTGCATGCCCACAGCCTGGTGGGCAAGCAGTGCAATGAGGCTGGCAACTGCATTGCAATTGTGGGACCCAAGGACATGACGGCTCA GTTCAGCAACCTGGGCGTGCTCCACGTTACCAAGAAGAACATGATGGAGATCatgaaggaaaagctgaagcAGCAAAAGATGCGTAACAGGAGCCATCTGCTGACGG aAGCAGAGCTGCGTGAGATCGAGCTGGAGGCGAAGGAGCTGAAGAAGGTGATGGACCTGAGCATCGTGCGGTTGCGCTTCACTGCCTACCTCCGCGACAGCAGTGGGAACTTCACACTGGCCCTCCAGCCCGTCATCTCAGACCCCATCCATGACAGCA AGTCCCCAGGAGCTTCTAACCTGAAGATATCACGGATGGATAAGACGGCAGGCTCGGTGCGGGGAGGGGACGAGGTCTACTTGCTGTGTGATAAAGTTCAGAAAG atGACATCGAGGTGCGTTTCTACGAGGATGACGAGAATGGCTGGCAGGCCTTCGGGGACTTCTCCCCCACTGACGTGCACAAGCAG TATGCCATCGTCTTCCGCACGCCCCCCTACCACAAGCCCAAGATCGACCGTCCCGTCACCGTCTTCCTGCAGCTGAAGCGGAAGCGGGGGGGTGACGTGAGTGACTCCAAGCAGTTCACCTACTACCCCGTGGTGGAAG ATAAGGAAGAAGTGGAGAGGAAGCGCAAGAAagtcctgcctcagtttccccagcatTTTGGTGGGGGCTCGCACATgggcggtgccggcgggggggctgggggcttcgGCTCTGGAGGAG GTGGGAACCTCAGCTTCCCCTACTCCCCTGGGCTGGCCTACAACAGCATCTACTCGCCCGGCCCCCACCCCGTGGGGGGCTACCAGGGGGGTGTGCAGATGAAGGGCCCCGAGGCAGAGGGAGCCCGGAGCGACAGGCAGGCACCTGCAGAGAGCGTGTACTGCATGGAGCTGCAGAAGCATG TCACCGCTGACCCCCGCATGCTGCTGGCGGTCCAGAGGCACCTGGCTGCATCGCAGGACGAAAACGGAGACAC GCCTTTGCACCTCGCTATTATCCATGAGCAGACAGCTGTGATCAAGCAGCTGATCGAGGTCATTGTGAGCATCCCCAGGCAGCAGATCATCAACATCTCCAACAACCTGCAGCAG ACACCGCTGCATCTGGCAGTCATCACCAAGCAGGCCCAAGTggtccagctcctgctgcaagCCCGTGCCGACCCCACCTTGCTGGACCGCTATGGCAATTCCCTGCTGCACCTGGCGCTCCAGACTGGCGATGAAGAGATGCTGAGGACGCTGCTGGCCCACCTGGGCGGGGCTGCCCCTTACCTGCTCCACCTGCCCAACTTCCATG GCCTCCTGCCTGTGCACCTGGCCGTGAAGGCAAAGAGTCTGGCCTGCCTGGACCTGCTGGTCAGGAAGGGAGCAGACGTGGATGCGGTGGAAAGGCAGGGCGGGAGGACCCCGCTGCACCTGGCTGTGGAGATGGAGAACCTGAACATGGCCACCCACCTGGTGAAGAAG CTGGGAGCAGACGTCAACAGGCGGACCTTTGCCAGGAACACCCCCCTGCACCTGGCTGCCGGCCTGGGCTCCCCCACCCTCACCAAACTGCTCCTCAAAGCTG GGGCGGATGTGCTGTGCGAGAACGATGAGCCCATCAGCCCATCATCGTCGGAGGCCAGCAGCGACACGGATGCCGACCCCGAGGAGCAGGAGGTGGCCATGGAGCTGGGGGAGCCAGCCCTGGCCGCGGAGCGTGGCACCAACCCCGAGCCCCCCGTGCAGGtgcatgggcaggcagggcacaggcagcgTCGCTGCCACATGCCCCTGGACCTGACTCGAAGCCAGAAG GTGCGGGAGATCCTGCTGCAGGCCTCCCAGCAGGGCCCCGAAGTggagctgcccgctgccccctggccag GGAAGGTCCTGTCGCTGGACAGTGAGGCactgcaggggctggagcagctgctgaacCAGGACTGCAGCGGGTCAGACTGGATCGAGCTGGCCAAGCgcctggggctctgcagcctgGTGGAGACCTACAAGGACACCCCCTCGCCCAGCATCAGCCTCCTGCGCAGTTACGAG ctggcagggggcagcctgggggggctgctggaggcGCTGGACTCCATGGGGCTCCACAAGGCCGTGAGGATGCTCCACAAAACGGAGGCACTGGAGAAGCTGCAAAGCACAG agctgaaggAAGACAGTGCCTATGGCAGTGAGTCGGTGGAGGAGGAGCAGGCGCCTGCGCTGGCCCTGAAGCCAGGGCCGGGGGGcgagctgccccacagccagcagCCGCAGGTGCACTGA
- the NFKB2 gene encoding nuclear factor NF-kappa-B p100 subunit isoform X1 encodes MLGLDGLLRPASSSPGLSGAAVPSCRRRSPLTPALSPQAGGRPRADMDEQFQPCLDGIDYDDFNFGSHMMEQKEPLMETVEGPYLVIIEQPKQRGFRFRYGCEGPSHGGLPGASSEKGRKTYPTVKICNYTGMARIEVDLVTHSDPPRVHAHSLVGKQCNEAGNCIAIVGPKDMTAQFSNLGVLHVTKKNMMEIMKEKLKQQKMRNRSHLLTEAELREIELEAKELKKVMDLSIVRLRFTAYLRDSSGNFTLALQPVISDPIHDSKSPGASNLKISRMDKTAGSVRGGDEVYLLCDKVQKDDIEVRFYEDDENGWQAFGDFSPTDVHKQYAIVFRTPPYHKPKIDRPVTVFLQLKRKRGGDVSDSKQFTYYPVVEDKEEVERKRKKVLPQFPQHFGGGSHMGGAGGGAGGFGSGGGGNLSFPYSPGLAYNSIYSPGPHPVGGYQGGVQMKGPEAEGARSDRQAPAESVYCMELQKHAQLCQLWMLALARRNAHALLDYSVTADPRMLLAVQRHLAASQDENGDTPLHLAIIHEQTAVIKQLIEVIVSIPRQQIINISNNLQQTPLHLAVITKQAQVVQLLLQARADPTLLDRYGNSLLHLALQTGDEEMLRTLLAHLGGAAPYLLHLPNFHGLLPVHLAVKAKSLACLDLLVRKGADVDAVERQGGRTPLHLAVEMENLNMATHLVKKLGADVNRRTFARNTPLHLAAGLGSPTLTKLLLKAGADVLCENDEPISPSSSEASSDTDADPEEQEVAMELGEPALAAERGTNPEPPVQVHGQAGHRQRRCHMPLDLTRSQKVREILLQASQQGPEVELPAAPWPGKVLSLDSEALQGLEQLLNQDCSGSDWIELAKRLGLCSLVETYKDTPSPSISLLRSYELAGGSLGGLLEALDSMGLHKAVRMLHKTEALEKLQSTELKEDSAYGSESVEEEQAPALALKPGPGGELPHSQQPQVH; translated from the exons TGCCTGGATGGGATTGACTACGACGACTTCAATTTTGGCTCCCACATGATGGAGCAGAAGGAGCCCCTGATGGAGACGG TGGAAGGTCCCTACCTTGTCATCATTGAGCAGCCAAAGCAG CGGGGGTTCCGGTTTCGGTATGGCTGTGAGGGCCCTTCGCacggggggctgccgggagcaTCCAGTGAGAAGGGGCGCAAGACGTATCCCACCGTCAAG aTCTGCAACTACACAGGAATGGCCCGGATTGAGGTGGACCTGGTAACACACAGTGACCCTCCCCGTGTGCATGCCCACAGCCTGGTGGGCAAGCAGTGCAATGAGGCTGGCAACTGCATTGCAATTGTGGGACCCAAGGACATGACGGCTCA GTTCAGCAACCTGGGCGTGCTCCACGTTACCAAGAAGAACATGATGGAGATCatgaaggaaaagctgaagcAGCAAAAGATGCGTAACAGGAGCCATCTGCTGACGG aAGCAGAGCTGCGTGAGATCGAGCTGGAGGCGAAGGAGCTGAAGAAGGTGATGGACCTGAGCATCGTGCGGTTGCGCTTCACTGCCTACCTCCGCGACAGCAGTGGGAACTTCACACTGGCCCTCCAGCCCGTCATCTCAGACCCCATCCATGACAGCA AGTCCCCAGGAGCTTCTAACCTGAAGATATCACGGATGGATAAGACGGCAGGCTCGGTGCGGGGAGGGGACGAGGTCTACTTGCTGTGTGATAAAGTTCAGAAAG atGACATCGAGGTGCGTTTCTACGAGGATGACGAGAATGGCTGGCAGGCCTTCGGGGACTTCTCCCCCACTGACGTGCACAAGCAG TATGCCATCGTCTTCCGCACGCCCCCCTACCACAAGCCCAAGATCGACCGTCCCGTCACCGTCTTCCTGCAGCTGAAGCGGAAGCGGGGGGGTGACGTGAGTGACTCCAAGCAGTTCACCTACTACCCCGTGGTGGAAG ATAAGGAAGAAGTGGAGAGGAAGCGCAAGAAagtcctgcctcagtttccccagcatTTTGGTGGGGGCTCGCACATgggcggtgccggcgggggggctgggggcttcgGCTCTGGAGGAG GTGGGAACCTCAGCTTCCCCTACTCCCCTGGGCTGGCCTACAACAGCATCTACTCGCCCGGCCCCCACCCCGTGGGGGGCTACCAGGGGGGTGTGCAGATGAAGGGCCCCGAGGCAGAGGGAGCCCGGAGCGACAGGCAGGCACCTGCAGAGAGCGTGTACTGCATGGAGCTGCAGAAGCATG cccagctgtgccagctgtggATGCTGGCACTGGCCCGTCGCAATGCCCATGCCCTGCTCGACTACTCAGTCACCGCTGACCCCCGCATGCTGCTGGCGGTCCAGAGGCACCTGGCTGCATCGCAGGACGAAAACGGAGACAC GCCTTTGCACCTCGCTATTATCCATGAGCAGACAGCTGTGATCAAGCAGCTGATCGAGGTCATTGTGAGCATCCCCAGGCAGCAGATCATCAACATCTCCAACAACCTGCAGCAG ACACCGCTGCATCTGGCAGTCATCACCAAGCAGGCCCAAGTggtccagctcctgctgcaagCCCGTGCCGACCCCACCTTGCTGGACCGCTATGGCAATTCCCTGCTGCACCTGGCGCTCCAGACTGGCGATGAAGAGATGCTGAGGACGCTGCTGGCCCACCTGGGCGGGGCTGCCCCTTACCTGCTCCACCTGCCCAACTTCCATG GCCTCCTGCCTGTGCACCTGGCCGTGAAGGCAAAGAGTCTGGCCTGCCTGGACCTGCTGGTCAGGAAGGGAGCAGACGTGGATGCGGTGGAAAGGCAGGGCGGGAGGACCCCGCTGCACCTGGCTGTGGAGATGGAGAACCTGAACATGGCCACCCACCTGGTGAAGAAG CTGGGAGCAGACGTCAACAGGCGGACCTTTGCCAGGAACACCCCCCTGCACCTGGCTGCCGGCCTGGGCTCCCCCACCCTCACCAAACTGCTCCTCAAAGCTG GGGCGGATGTGCTGTGCGAGAACGATGAGCCCATCAGCCCATCATCGTCGGAGGCCAGCAGCGACACGGATGCCGACCCCGAGGAGCAGGAGGTGGCCATGGAGCTGGGGGAGCCAGCCCTGGCCGCGGAGCGTGGCACCAACCCCGAGCCCCCCGTGCAGGtgcatgggcaggcagggcacaggcagcgTCGCTGCCACATGCCCCTGGACCTGACTCGAAGCCAGAAG GTGCGGGAGATCCTGCTGCAGGCCTCCCAGCAGGGCCCCGAAGTggagctgcccgctgccccctggccag GGAAGGTCCTGTCGCTGGACAGTGAGGCactgcaggggctggagcagctgctgaacCAGGACTGCAGCGGGTCAGACTGGATCGAGCTGGCCAAGCgcctggggctctgcagcctgGTGGAGACCTACAAGGACACCCCCTCGCCCAGCATCAGCCTCCTGCGCAGTTACGAG ctggcagggggcagcctgggggggctgctggaggcGCTGGACTCCATGGGGCTCCACAAGGCCGTGAGGATGCTCCACAAAACGGAGGCACTGGAGAAGCTGCAAAGCACAG agctgaaggAAGACAGTGCCTATGGCAGTGAGTCGGTGGAGGAGGAGCAGGCGCCTGCGCTGGCCCTGAAGCCAGGGCCGGGGGGcgagctgccccacagccagcagCCGCAGGTGCACTGA
- the NFKB2 gene encoding nuclear factor NF-kappa-B p100 subunit isoform X2, whose product MLGLDGLLRPASSSPAGGRPRADMDEQFQPCLDGIDYDDFNFGSHMMEQKEPLMETVEGPYLVIIEQPKQRGFRFRYGCEGPSHGGLPGASSEKGRKTYPTVKICNYTGMARIEVDLVTHSDPPRVHAHSLVGKQCNEAGNCIAIVGPKDMTAQFSNLGVLHVTKKNMMEIMKEKLKQQKMRNRSHLLTEAELREIELEAKELKKVMDLSIVRLRFTAYLRDSSGNFTLALQPVISDPIHDSKSPGASNLKISRMDKTAGSVRGGDEVYLLCDKVQKDDIEVRFYEDDENGWQAFGDFSPTDVHKQYAIVFRTPPYHKPKIDRPVTVFLQLKRKRGGDVSDSKQFTYYPVVEDKEEVERKRKKVLPQFPQHFGGGSHMGGAGGGAGGFGSGGGGNLSFPYSPGLAYNSIYSPGPHPVGGYQGGVQMKGPEAEGARSDRQAPAESVYCMELQKHAQLCQLWMLALARRNAHALLDYSVTADPRMLLAVQRHLAASQDENGDTPLHLAIIHEQTAVIKQLIEVIVSIPRQQIINISNNLQQTPLHLAVITKQAQVVQLLLQARADPTLLDRYGNSLLHLALQTGDEEMLRTLLAHLGGAAPYLLHLPNFHGLLPVHLAVKAKSLACLDLLVRKGADVDAVERQGGRTPLHLAVEMENLNMATHLVKKLGADVNRRTFARNTPLHLAAGLGSPTLTKLLLKAGADVLCENDEPISPSSSEASSDTDADPEEQEVAMELGEPALAAERGTNPEPPVQVHGQAGHRQRRCHMPLDLTRSQKVREILLQASQQGPEVELPAAPWPGKVLSLDSEALQGLEQLLNQDCSGSDWIELAKRLGLCSLVETYKDTPSPSISLLRSYELAGGSLGGLLEALDSMGLHKAVRMLHKTEALEKLQSTELKEDSAYGSESVEEEQAPALALKPGPGGELPHSQQPQVH is encoded by the exons TGCCTGGATGGGATTGACTACGACGACTTCAATTTTGGCTCCCACATGATGGAGCAGAAGGAGCCCCTGATGGAGACGG TGGAAGGTCCCTACCTTGTCATCATTGAGCAGCCAAAGCAG CGGGGGTTCCGGTTTCGGTATGGCTGTGAGGGCCCTTCGCacggggggctgccgggagcaTCCAGTGAGAAGGGGCGCAAGACGTATCCCACCGTCAAG aTCTGCAACTACACAGGAATGGCCCGGATTGAGGTGGACCTGGTAACACACAGTGACCCTCCCCGTGTGCATGCCCACAGCCTGGTGGGCAAGCAGTGCAATGAGGCTGGCAACTGCATTGCAATTGTGGGACCCAAGGACATGACGGCTCA GTTCAGCAACCTGGGCGTGCTCCACGTTACCAAGAAGAACATGATGGAGATCatgaaggaaaagctgaagcAGCAAAAGATGCGTAACAGGAGCCATCTGCTGACGG aAGCAGAGCTGCGTGAGATCGAGCTGGAGGCGAAGGAGCTGAAGAAGGTGATGGACCTGAGCATCGTGCGGTTGCGCTTCACTGCCTACCTCCGCGACAGCAGTGGGAACTTCACACTGGCCCTCCAGCCCGTCATCTCAGACCCCATCCATGACAGCA AGTCCCCAGGAGCTTCTAACCTGAAGATATCACGGATGGATAAGACGGCAGGCTCGGTGCGGGGAGGGGACGAGGTCTACTTGCTGTGTGATAAAGTTCAGAAAG atGACATCGAGGTGCGTTTCTACGAGGATGACGAGAATGGCTGGCAGGCCTTCGGGGACTTCTCCCCCACTGACGTGCACAAGCAG TATGCCATCGTCTTCCGCACGCCCCCCTACCACAAGCCCAAGATCGACCGTCCCGTCACCGTCTTCCTGCAGCTGAAGCGGAAGCGGGGGGGTGACGTGAGTGACTCCAAGCAGTTCACCTACTACCCCGTGGTGGAAG ATAAGGAAGAAGTGGAGAGGAAGCGCAAGAAagtcctgcctcagtttccccagcatTTTGGTGGGGGCTCGCACATgggcggtgccggcgggggggctgggggcttcgGCTCTGGAGGAG GTGGGAACCTCAGCTTCCCCTACTCCCCTGGGCTGGCCTACAACAGCATCTACTCGCCCGGCCCCCACCCCGTGGGGGGCTACCAGGGGGGTGTGCAGATGAAGGGCCCCGAGGCAGAGGGAGCCCGGAGCGACAGGCAGGCACCTGCAGAGAGCGTGTACTGCATGGAGCTGCAGAAGCATG cccagctgtgccagctgtggATGCTGGCACTGGCCCGTCGCAATGCCCATGCCCTGCTCGACTACTCAGTCACCGCTGACCCCCGCATGCTGCTGGCGGTCCAGAGGCACCTGGCTGCATCGCAGGACGAAAACGGAGACAC GCCTTTGCACCTCGCTATTATCCATGAGCAGACAGCTGTGATCAAGCAGCTGATCGAGGTCATTGTGAGCATCCCCAGGCAGCAGATCATCAACATCTCCAACAACCTGCAGCAG ACACCGCTGCATCTGGCAGTCATCACCAAGCAGGCCCAAGTggtccagctcctgctgcaagCCCGTGCCGACCCCACCTTGCTGGACCGCTATGGCAATTCCCTGCTGCACCTGGCGCTCCAGACTGGCGATGAAGAGATGCTGAGGACGCTGCTGGCCCACCTGGGCGGGGCTGCCCCTTACCTGCTCCACCTGCCCAACTTCCATG GCCTCCTGCCTGTGCACCTGGCCGTGAAGGCAAAGAGTCTGGCCTGCCTGGACCTGCTGGTCAGGAAGGGAGCAGACGTGGATGCGGTGGAAAGGCAGGGCGGGAGGACCCCGCTGCACCTGGCTGTGGAGATGGAGAACCTGAACATGGCCACCCACCTGGTGAAGAAG CTGGGAGCAGACGTCAACAGGCGGACCTTTGCCAGGAACACCCCCCTGCACCTGGCTGCCGGCCTGGGCTCCCCCACCCTCACCAAACTGCTCCTCAAAGCTG GGGCGGATGTGCTGTGCGAGAACGATGAGCCCATCAGCCCATCATCGTCGGAGGCCAGCAGCGACACGGATGCCGACCCCGAGGAGCAGGAGGTGGCCATGGAGCTGGGGGAGCCAGCCCTGGCCGCGGAGCGTGGCACCAACCCCGAGCCCCCCGTGCAGGtgcatgggcaggcagggcacaggcagcgTCGCTGCCACATGCCCCTGGACCTGACTCGAAGCCAGAAG GTGCGGGAGATCCTGCTGCAGGCCTCCCAGCAGGGCCCCGAAGTggagctgcccgctgccccctggccag GGAAGGTCCTGTCGCTGGACAGTGAGGCactgcaggggctggagcagctgctgaacCAGGACTGCAGCGGGTCAGACTGGATCGAGCTGGCCAAGCgcctggggctctgcagcctgGTGGAGACCTACAAGGACACCCCCTCGCCCAGCATCAGCCTCCTGCGCAGTTACGAG ctggcagggggcagcctgggggggctgctggaggcGCTGGACTCCATGGGGCTCCACAAGGCCGTGAGGATGCTCCACAAAACGGAGGCACTGGAGAAGCTGCAAAGCACAG agctgaaggAAGACAGTGCCTATGGCAGTGAGTCGGTGGAGGAGGAGCAGGCGCCTGCGCTGGCCCTGAAGCCAGGGCCGGGGGGcgagctgccccacagccagcagCCGCAGGTGCACTGA